In Nitrobacteraceae bacterium AZCC 1564, the following proteins share a genomic window:
- a CDS encoding putative alpha-E superfamily protein (product_source=COG2307; cog=COG2307; pfam=PF04168; superfamily=55961) produces the protein MLSRTAENLYWLARYVERAEYLARTIEATLRATALPGAYAGKTNEWESALLTAGIRNDFYQLYDEANEKTVVEFLSFSRGNPSSIRNCIENARLNARSVRTALTGEMWDTINGAWIELQQVWQSSTKTRDDLAKFLRFVQETSLRFDGSAYRTMLRSDAYWFSRLGLHLERADNTARILDVKYHVLLPEREHVGGPLDYYQWTSILRSVSALTAYHWVYRETLKPWLIADLLILNESLPRSLASCYTNLVRNLDQIGVAYGRQGASQRHARGMRNRLEHSNMDDLFQRGLHEFIQEFIADNNRLGEIISKQYLN, from the coding sequence ATGCTGTCGCGCACCGCAGAAAATCTATACTGGCTGGCCCGCTATGTGGAGCGTGCGGAATATCTCGCCCGCACCATCGAGGCGACGCTGCGTGCCACCGCTCTGCCCGGTGCCTATGCCGGCAAGACCAATGAATGGGAATCCGCGCTGCTGACAGCAGGCATCCGGAATGACTTCTATCAACTGTATGACGAAGCCAACGAGAAAACGGTTGTCGAGTTTCTGTCATTCTCGCGTGGCAATCCCTCCTCCATTCGCAATTGCATCGAGAACGCGCGTCTGAACGCGCGCTCTGTCCGCACCGCATTGACCGGCGAGATGTGGGACACCATCAATGGGGCATGGATCGAGCTGCAACAGGTCTGGCAGAGCAGCACCAAGACCCGAGACGATCTCGCGAAATTCCTGCGCTTCGTTCAAGAAACGTCGCTGCGTTTCGACGGCTCGGCTTACCGCACGATGCTGCGCAGCGACGCCTACTGGTTCTCACGGCTGGGCTTGCATTTGGAACGCGCCGACAACACCGCACGGATCTTGGACGTCAAATATCACGTGCTGCTGCCGGAACGGGAACATGTCGGCGGACCGCTCGACTACTACCAATGGACATCGATCCTGCGGTCGGTCTCGGCACTGACCGCCTATCACTGGGTCTATCGCGAGACGCTGAAACCGTGGCTGATCGCTGATCTGCTTATTTTGAACGAGTCGCTGCCCCGGTCGCTTGCAAGTTGTTACACCAATCTGGTTCGGAATCTCGACCAGATCGGTGTCGCCTACGGCCGCCAGGGCGCCTCGCAGCGTCATGCTCGTGGCATGCGCAACCGGCTCGAGCACAGCAACATGGATGACCTGTTCCAGCGCGGGTTGCACGAATTCATTCAGGAGTTCATTGCAGACAACAATCGTCTGGGCGAGATCATCTCGAAGCAATATCTCAACTGA
- a CDS encoding transglutaminase-like putative cysteine protease (product_source=COG1305; cog=COG1305; pfam=PF01841,PF08379; smart=SM00460; superfamily=54001), producing MRLRISHSTTYHYEPPASGVIQILRMTPRSHDGQYIASWQIDVSTDSRLDARQDAFGNITHVLTHGALADMTVHVEGTVETHDTGGVLKGTDERFPPSLFLRTTPLTEISADMTSFARSLYVEADGDQLGFLHALLAQIHDHMTFDVQSTDSTTTARQAFKLARGVCQDYAHIFIGCARSAGIPSRYVSGHLLRADGMVAQDAGHAWAEAYVQNLGWVGFDAANAICTTDAHIRVAIGLDYLGAAPIRGTRYGGGYETLSVAVTVDQAGRQSQS from the coding sequence ATGCGCTTGCGAATTTCCCATTCAACGACTTACCACTACGAGCCACCTGCCAGCGGCGTGATCCAGATCCTTCGCATGACTCCGCGCAGCCATGACGGACAGTACATCGCAAGCTGGCAGATCGACGTGTCGACGGACTCGCGCCTCGACGCTCGCCAGGACGCCTTTGGCAATATCACTCACGTGCTGACTCATGGGGCGTTGGCGGACATGACTGTTCATGTCGAAGGAACCGTCGAAACCCACGATACCGGTGGCGTTCTGAAGGGCACAGATGAGCGCTTTCCGCCAAGCCTATTTCTGCGCACCACGCCCCTGACCGAAATCAGCGCGGACATGACCTCGTTCGCCAGAAGTCTTTATGTGGAAGCCGACGGCGACCAGCTCGGGTTTCTGCACGCATTGCTCGCGCAAATTCACGACCACATGACATTCGACGTTCAATCGACCGATTCCACGACAACGGCTCGGCAGGCGTTCAAACTGGCACGCGGTGTCTGCCAGGATTACGCCCACATCTTTATTGGCTGTGCGCGGAGCGCAGGGATTCCTAGCCGTTATGTCTCCGGGCACCTGCTGCGGGCCGACGGCATGGTGGCCCAGGACGCAGGCCATGCTTGGGCGGAAGCCTACGTTCAAAATCTTGGCTGGGTCGGATTCGACGCGGCCAACGCCATCTGTACGACTGACGCGCATATCCGGGTTGCCATCGGCCTGGATTATCTCGGCGCGGCCCCCATCCGCGGGACCCGATACGGCGGGGGCTATGAAACCCTGTCAGTCGCAGTTACTGTTGATCAGGCAGGGCGCCAAAGCCAATCCTGA
- a CDS encoding uncharacterized protein Usg (product_source=COG5425; cog=COG5425; pfam=PF06233) produces MASGHPVSRGEVSPDFVKQLAGYGLTTAEILYRRPDHRWLLQSYVWQNYDMFPNFPALKDFLAFWQDKLEGPLVSVTIAHSKLIKPAELKAVDGVLRLH; encoded by the coding sequence ATGGCTTCAGGGCACCCGGTTTCGCGCGGTGAGGTCTCACCGGATTTCGTGAAACAGCTTGCGGGATACGGGCTGACGACCGCGGAGATTCTCTATCGCCGTCCGGACCATCGCTGGTTGCTGCAGTCTTATGTCTGGCAGAACTACGATATGTTCCCAAATTTTCCGGCGCTGAAAGACTTTCTCGCGTTCTGGCAGGACAAGCTGGAGGGACCACTTGTGTCCGTCACTATCGCGCACTCCAAGCTGATCAAGCCGGCTGAACTGAAAGCCGTCGACGGCGTGCTGCGACTGCACTAA
- a CDS encoding uncharacterized protein (TIGR00369 family) (product_source=TIGR00369; cath_funfam=3.10.129.10; cog=COG2050; pfam=PF03061; superfamily=54637; tigrfam=TIGR00369), giving the protein MDKNSLFWKIVDGHEPGPPCAKTLGLKILEVDGKRGTIVVQFDAKPEFLNPAGYVQGGFLAAMLDDTMGPALVATLDAGEFSPTLNLNVQFHRPARQGLLKGTGRVVTRGKELCQLSGELSQDDKIVATATATAIIRKM; this is encoded by the coding sequence TTGGACAAGAACTCGCTGTTCTGGAAAATTGTTGATGGGCATGAGCCGGGGCCCCCTTGCGCCAAGACGCTGGGGTTAAAGATTCTGGAGGTGGACGGCAAACGCGGCACGATCGTCGTCCAGTTCGACGCCAAGCCGGAATTTCTCAATCCCGCAGGTTATGTTCAGGGTGGCTTTCTGGCCGCGATGCTTGACGACACCATGGGTCCTGCACTGGTTGCGACACTCGATGCCGGCGAGTTTTCGCCGACCCTGAATCTCAACGTGCAGTTTCATCGTCCTGCCAGGCAGGGTTTGCTGAAGGGGACCGGTCGCGTGGTGACGCGCGGCAAGGAACTCTGTCAGCTCAGCGGAGAGTTGTCGCAAGATGACAAGATCGTCGCGACTGCGACAGCAACCGCGATCATTCGCAAGATGTAA
- a CDS encoding hypothetical protein (product_source=Hypo-rule applied; cleavage_site_network=SignalP-noTM) → MRTLAVAAMTIALCATTAIAQPLQSDDVSINKSDIPKTVAAQVSCGTTPESILRKPFADGFIFRWPCASTHANQIEALIYATDVSGTDARLLQFPMPGQPSKVKPAPEIANVTWFPPRELTSVFVDPETRICRREGRWRLDGKKLAPHLIFWRETRDCEGKRGWRTVLDQTRSLKSK, encoded by the coding sequence ATGCGCACACTAGCTGTCGCGGCGATGACCATTGCGCTCTGCGCCACAACGGCGATCGCGCAGCCCCTTCAGTCCGATGATGTTTCGATCAACAAGAGCGACATCCCAAAAACCGTCGCGGCACAGGTGAGCTGCGGCACGACCCCGGAATCGATTTTGCGAAAGCCGTTCGCGGATGGCTTTATCTTCCGCTGGCCATGTGCCAGCACTCACGCCAACCAGATCGAAGCCCTCATCTACGCAACGGATGTTAGCGGCACCGACGCACGTCTATTGCAGTTCCCGATGCCGGGCCAGCCGAGCAAGGTCAAACCCGCCCCTGAGATCGCCAATGTGACGTGGTTTCCGCCGCGCGAGCTGACCTCGGTCTTTGTCGATCCGGAAACCCGTATCTGCCGCCGCGAGGGCCGCTGGCGTCTCGACGGCAAAAAGCTCGCGCCGCATTTGATTTTCTGGCGTGAAACGCGTGATTGCGAGGGCAAGCGCGGTTGGCGTACGGTGCTTGATCAGACCCGCAGCCTCAAATCCAAATAA
- a CDS encoding NAD(P)-dependent dehydrogenase (short-subunit alcohol dehydrogenase family) (product_source=COG1028; cath_funfam=3.40.50.720; cog=COG1028; pfam=PF00106; superfamily=51735) produces the protein MSGQKIAIVTGAGSGIGRACSLGLMKAGFTVVLTGRRKENLEQTAKAGKEFGQSLVVPSDMTDPSSIAALFAKTVEAFGRLDVLFNNAGIGAPAIPLEDLTLEQWQAVVDTNLTAPFLCTQHAFRIMKDQKPQGGRIINNGSISAYAPRPLSSPYTATKHGISGLTRATSLDGRAYNIACGQIDVGNAATEMTERMTAGVKQPRGDTMVEPRMDVQNVADALVFMATRPLDANALFLNIMATQMPFVGRG, from the coding sequence ATGTCCGGCCAAAAGATCGCAATCGTCACGGGTGCAGGTTCGGGAATTGGGCGCGCCTGCTCGCTGGGACTGATGAAGGCCGGCTTCACAGTCGTGCTGACGGGCCGTCGCAAGGAAAATCTCGAACAAACCGCCAAGGCCGGTAAGGAGTTCGGCCAGAGCCTTGTCGTACCATCCGACATGACTGATCCCTCTTCGATTGCTGCGCTGTTCGCGAAGACAGTGGAAGCGTTCGGCCGCCTTGATGTGCTGTTCAACAACGCCGGCATTGGCGCGCCGGCAATTCCGCTTGAAGACCTGACCCTCGAGCAGTGGCAGGCCGTGGTGGACACCAACCTCACCGCCCCTTTCCTGTGCACCCAGCACGCCTTCCGCATCATGAAGGATCAGAAGCCACAGGGCGGCCGCATCATCAACAATGGCTCGATCTCGGCCTACGCGCCGCGTCCGCTGTCATCGCCCTACACTGCGACCAAGCACGGCATCTCAGGGCTGACGCGCGCGACATCCCTTGATGGCCGCGCTTATAACATCGCCTGCGGCCAGATCGACGTCGGCAACGCCGCGACCGAGATGACCGAACGCATGACCGCCGGTGTCAAGCAGCCGCGCGGCGACACCATGGTCGAGCCACGTATGGATGTGCAGAACGTCGCCGATGCGCTGGTGTTCATGGCCACACGTCCGCTCGATGCCAACGCGCTGTTCCTGAACATCATGGCGACCCAGATGCCTTTCGTCGGACGCGGATAA
- a CDS encoding 2-hydroxychromene-2-carboxylate isomerase (product_source=COG3917; cath_funfam=3.40.30.10; cog=COG3917; pfam=PF01323; superfamily=52833), protein MIEFFFDCSSPWTYLAFHNIQPLAKELGVEITWKPFLVGGVFNTVNRSMYEARERPVPAKQNYMQKDLADWSRLAGIKIKMPPTVFPVNSVKAMRGCLWAQPQGKLVPFATAVFEAYWGEDQDISRDVVLTEICERVGIDPQKFLAGIGEQSIKNQLKANTDEAIQRGAFGSPTIYLDKTDMYFGNDRLPLIREALMRKKSAA, encoded by the coding sequence ATGATCGAATTCTTCTTCGACTGCTCCAGCCCGTGGACCTATCTTGCGTTCCATAACATCCAGCCCCTGGCCAAGGAGCTTGGTGTCGAGATTACATGGAAGCCCTTTCTGGTTGGCGGCGTTTTCAACACCGTGAACAGGAGCATGTACGAGGCGCGTGAGCGTCCGGTCCCGGCCAAGCAGAATTATATGCAGAAAGATCTCGCGGACTGGTCGCGTCTCGCAGGGATCAAGATCAAGATGCCGCCGACCGTATTCCCTGTGAACAGCGTCAAGGCGATGCGCGGGTGTCTCTGGGCGCAACCACAAGGCAAGCTTGTTCCGTTCGCGACCGCGGTGTTCGAGGCCTATTGGGGCGAAGATCAGGACATCTCGCGGGATGTCGTTCTGACGGAGATCTGCGAGCGGGTCGGCATCGATCCGCAGAAATTCCTTGCCGGCATCGGCGAGCAGTCCATCAAGAATCAACTCAAGGCTAACACCGATGAAGCGATCCAGCGTGGCGCGTTCGGATCGCCAACCATCTATCTCGACAAGACCGACATGTATTTCGGCAACGATCGCCTGCCGCTGATCCGCGAAGCGTTGATGCGAAAGAAGTCAGCGGCGTAA
- a CDS encoding 5-methyltetrahydropteroyltriglutamate--homocysteine methyltransferase (product_source=KO:K00549; cath_funfam=3.20.20.210; cog=COG0620; ko=KO:K00549; pfam=PF01717; superfamily=51726), with protein MLFPTTIAGSLPKPEWLAEPNTLWAPWKLQGAELTNAKRDATLLAVKIQEDAGIDLVTEGEQARQHFVHGFLERVEGIDFAHKVEMGIRKDRYKAMVPQVVAPLKLKGRVHADEARAARGHTTRKLKFTMPGPMTIIDTISDNFYGDRIKMAFAFADLLNEEAKALQADGVDMIQFDEPAFNVYMDEVNEWGIEALTRAAKGLTCQTAVHICYGYGIKANTDWKETLGAEWRQYEQIFPAIDASPIQQVAIECRNSHVPLEILGLLKNKVVQAGVIDVASDTVETPEDVMKVIEAVMKFVPKERITATTNCGMAPMRRDIAEAKLRALGAGAKLAREKLVE; from the coding sequence ATGCTGTTTCCAACGACGATTGCCGGCTCCCTGCCAAAGCCCGAATGGTTGGCCGAGCCCAACACGCTCTGGGCACCATGGAAACTTCAGGGCGCTGAACTTACCAATGCCAAGCGCGATGCGACACTGCTGGCCGTGAAGATCCAGGAAGATGCCGGCATTGATCTCGTCACCGAAGGCGAACAGGCTCGGCAGCACTTCGTGCACGGATTCCTCGAGCGGGTCGAAGGCATCGACTTTGCGCACAAGGTCGAGATGGGTATTCGCAAAGACCGCTATAAGGCGATGGTGCCTCAGGTGGTCGCACCGCTTAAACTCAAGGGCCGTGTCCACGCCGACGAAGCACGCGCCGCTCGCGGGCACACCACGCGCAAACTGAAGTTTACGATGCCCGGCCCAATGACCATCATCGACACCATCTCCGACAATTTCTATGGCGATCGGATCAAGATGGCATTCGCGTTCGCCGATCTGCTCAACGAGGAAGCGAAGGCGCTTCAAGCCGACGGCGTCGATATGATCCAATTCGATGAACCCGCCTTCAACGTCTACATGGACGAAGTGAATGAATGGGGGATCGAGGCGCTGACCCGCGCCGCCAAGGGCCTTACCTGCCAGACCGCTGTCCATATTTGCTATGGTTACGGCATCAAGGCCAATACCGACTGGAAGGAAACCCTCGGTGCCGAATGGCGGCAATACGAGCAGATCTTCCCGGCTATTGATGCCAGCCCCATTCAGCAGGTCGCTATCGAGTGCCGCAATTCGCATGTCCCGCTTGAAATTCTTGGGTTGCTCAAGAACAAGGTCGTGCAGGCCGGTGTGATCGATGTCGCCAGCGACACTGTCGAGACTCCGGAAGATGTGATGAAGGTGATCGAGGCTGTAATGAAGTTCGTGCCGAAGGAGCGGATCACCGCGACCACGAACTGCGGCATGGCCCCGATGCGCCGCGACATCGCCGAGGCCAAGCTTCGGGCGCTCGGTGCAGGCGCAAAACTAGCGCGTGAAAAGCTAGTGGAGTAG
- a CDS encoding xanthine phosphoribosyltransferase (product_source=KO:K00769; cath_funfam=3.40.50.2020; cog=COG2236; ko=KO:K00769; pfam=PF00156; superfamily=53271): MKDDTARKPFPVSWDQFHRDARALAWRLNGVGPFHALVAITRGGLVPAAIVAREIGMRMIDTICVASYNHTTQSELQVLKNVSDTVMKLGGGTGKGILIVDDLVDTGKTARVVRDLLPEAHIAAIYAKPLGKPLVDTFITEVSQDTWIFFPWDTGLSFQPPIRDGAA; encoded by the coding sequence ATGAAGGATGATACCGCGCGTAAGCCTTTTCCTGTTTCATGGGATCAATTTCATCGCGATGCCCGCGCCTTGGCGTGGCGGCTCAATGGTGTGGGGCCGTTCCATGCGCTGGTGGCGATCACCCGCGGTGGATTGGTGCCGGCTGCGATCGTTGCGCGCGAAATCGGCATGCGGATGATCGATACAATATGCGTGGCGAGCTACAACCACACCACGCAGAGTGAGTTGCAGGTTTTGAAGAACGTATCCGACACAGTGATGAAGCTCGGGGGCGGGACCGGGAAGGGTATCTTGATCGTCGACGATCTCGTTGACACCGGCAAGACCGCGCGCGTTGTGCGCGACCTATTGCCGGAAGCGCACATCGCTGCCATTTACGCCAAGCCCTTGGGCAAGCCGCTGGTTGATACCTTCATCACAGAAGTGTCGCAGGACACCTGGATCTTCTTTCCTTGGGATACAGGATTGTCCTTCCAGCCGCCGATCCGCGATGGCGCAGCTTGA
- a CDS encoding putative proteasome-type protease (product_source=KO:K07395; cath_funfam=3.60.20.10; cog=COG3484; ko=KO:K07395; pfam=PF00227; superfamily=56235) — translation MTYCCGILVRDGLVMMADTRTNAGLDNISTFRKLHVFSQPGERIMAIASAGNLAISQSVISTLSEGFENADADDTETLMNAPTMFKAAQRIGRAIRTVHALEGNALRAEDINFDVSFLFGGQIKGERMRLFMVYPAGNFIECTTDTPYLQIGEHKYGKPVLDRAISYDVDLYDALKVGLVSMDSTMRSNLGVGMPIDILLVRPDVCDADLNYRIEAGEPYFHDLRSRWSAALRAAHQSIPRPPYGNKT, via the coding sequence ATGACCTATTGCTGCGGAATCCTGGTGCGCGACGGCCTCGTCATGATGGCCGATACCCGCACCAATGCCGGTCTCGACAATATTTCGACGTTCCGAAAACTCCATGTCTTCAGCCAGCCCGGCGAACGCATCATGGCGATCGCGAGCGCGGGCAATCTCGCGATCAGTCAGTCGGTCATTTCCACGCTGTCTGAAGGCTTCGAAAACGCGGACGCCGACGATACCGAAACGCTGATGAACGCGCCGACCATGTTCAAAGCTGCGCAACGCATTGGCCGCGCCATCCGAACCGTGCACGCGCTTGAGGGCAATGCCTTGCGCGCTGAAGACATCAATTTCGATGTATCGTTTCTGTTCGGCGGCCAGATCAAAGGCGAACGCATGCGCCTGTTCATGGTCTATCCGGCTGGCAACTTCATCGAATGCACCACCGACACGCCCTATCTGCAGATCGGCGAGCACAAATACGGCAAGCCGGTCCTCGACCGGGCGATCTCCTACGATGTCGACCTCTATGACGCCCTCAAGGTTGGCCTCGTCTCCATGGACTCGACGATGCGCTCCAACCTCGGGGTTGGTATGCCGATCGATATTCTACTGGTGCGCCCTGACGTCTGCGATGCCGATTTGAACTACCGTATCGAGGCGGGTGAGCCATATTTCCATGACCTGCGATCGCGCTGGTCAGCGGCGCTTCGCGCTGCGCATCAGAGTATCCCGCGCCCCCCTTACGGCAATAAAACCTGA
- a CDS encoding sensor c-di-GMP phosphodiesterase-like protein (product_source=COG4943; cath_funfam=3.20.20.450; cog=COG4943; pfam=PF00563; smart=SM00052; superfamily=141868), with the protein MIAKIRTCFKTIAVVHTAIEDTGIDANQIWLEATERGLIDHASSRATLSSARQLGFTIAIDDFGTGYSSLSYLQSMPVDILKIDKSFIDTIGMDSAKSSATPYIIDMAKALDLKIVAEGIETKEQQSYLCEHGVQYGQGWLFAKALPALEFIAFCQRNRRQERDRSHIQLVA; encoded by the coding sequence TTGATCGCTAAAATTCGAACTTGTTTCAAGACCATCGCTGTGGTGCACACGGCGATCGAGGATACCGGCATAGATGCAAATCAGATCTGGTTAGAGGCGACTGAACGTGGGCTTATCGATCACGCGTCCTCTCGCGCAACACTTTCCAGCGCGCGACAACTTGGGTTCACCATCGCCATCGATGATTTTGGCACCGGCTATTCAAGCCTGTCTTATCTGCAGAGCATGCCCGTGGATATCCTCAAGATCGACAAATCATTCATCGACACCATCGGCATGGATTCGGCGAAAAGCTCAGCAACACCTTACATCATCGACATGGCAAAGGCGCTCGACCTCAAAATCGTCGCCGAGGGCATCGAAACCAAAGAGCAGCAGAGTTATCTGTGCGAACATGGCGTGCAGTACGGTCAAGGGTGGCTGTTCGCAAAAGCTCTTCCGGCGCTCGAATTTATCGCGTTCTGCCAGCGCAACCGAAGGCAAGAACGCGATCGAAGTCATATTCAGCTCGTTGCCTGA
- a CDS encoding putative circularly permuted ATP-grasp superfamily protein (product_source=COG2308; cog=COG2308; pfam=PF14403; superfamily=56059), with protein MPALSENSLGFMTLAFDEMNGSGGELRPAYQELSRWLKETPPDALEYRRQEAELLFRRIGITFAVYGEAASTERLIPFDVIPRILSGPEWTALEKGLKQRVKALNLFLKDIYHSRDILRAKVIPDDLIFQNPVFRPEMNGQSVPHDVYVHIAGIDIVRVDSQNFYVLEDNARTPSGVSYMLENREIMMRLFPDLFARHRIAPVENYPDELLAALRSVAPLTAKSEPTVALLTPGVYNSAYYEHSFLADKLGAELVEGRDLIVKNDEAFMRTTEGLKRVDVIYRRVDDDFLDPLTFRPDSALGVPGLMSAYMAGNVTLANAVGTGIADDKAVYSYMPDIVKFYLGEEPILKNVPTWRCREPKDLAYVLDNLHELVVKEVHGSGGYGMLIGPASTKDAIESFRAKLKHEPEGFIAQPTLALSTCPTCTASGLAPRHVDLRPFVLTGRDHVTVVPGGLTRVALKEGSLVVNSSQGGGTKDTWILDD; from the coding sequence ATGCCCGCGTTGTCTGAAAACAGTCTGGGGTTTATGACACTCGCGTTCGATGAAATGAATGGGTCTGGAGGCGAGCTTCGCCCCGCCTATCAAGAACTCTCCCGGTGGTTGAAGGAGACGCCCCCGGACGCACTCGAGTATCGGCGGCAGGAAGCCGAGCTTCTTTTCAGACGGATCGGCATCACTTTCGCTGTCTATGGCGAGGCGGCATCCACGGAGCGCCTGATCCCATTCGACGTCATTCCGCGGATTCTGTCCGGTCCGGAGTGGACAGCCCTCGAAAAGGGGCTGAAGCAGCGCGTCAAAGCGCTCAACCTCTTCCTGAAGGATATTTACCACAGCCGCGATATTCTCCGCGCCAAGGTTATCCCGGACGACCTGATTTTCCAGAACCCTGTCTTCCGGCCCGAGATGAACGGCCAGAGCGTCCCGCACGATGTTTATGTGCACATCGCCGGCATCGACATCGTCCGAGTGGATTCGCAGAACTTCTATGTGCTGGAGGACAATGCCCGCACGCCGTCCGGCGTCTCCTACATGCTGGAGAACCGCGAGATCATGATGCGGCTGTTTCCGGATCTGTTCGCACGGCATCGCATCGCGCCGGTTGAGAACTACCCTGATGAACTGCTCGCCGCCCTGCGCTCCGTGGCGCCGCTGACGGCAAAGAGCGAGCCAACCGTCGCGCTGCTGACGCCCGGCGTCTATAATTCCGCCTACTACGAGCACTCGTTTCTGGCCGACAAGCTTGGTGCTGAACTGGTCGAAGGGCGCGACCTGATCGTCAAGAACGACGAGGCGTTCATGCGCACCACGGAAGGGCTGAAGCGCGTCGATGTCATTTATCGTCGCGTCGATGACGACTTCCTCGACCCCCTCACCTTCCGTCCCGATTCCGCGCTCGGCGTACCGGGCCTGATGTCGGCCTATATGGCCGGCAATGTCACCCTCGCCAATGCAGTTGGCACCGGCATCGCCGACGACAAGGCCGTCTACAGCTACATGCCGGACATCGTGAAATTCTATCTCGGAGAAGAACCAATCCTGAAGAACGTGCCGACTTGGCGCTGTCGCGAACCGAAGGATCTGGCTTACGTGCTCGACAACCTTCACGAACTTGTCGTGAAGGAAGTTCACGGCTCCGGCGGTTACGGCATGCTGATCGGCCCAGCCTCAACCAAGGACGCGATCGAGTCGTTCCGCGCCAAGCTGAAACACGAGCCCGAAGGCTTCATCGCGCAGCCGACACTCGCCCTTTCGACCTGCCCGACCTGCACGGCATCCGGACTGGCACCGCGCCATGTCGATCTGCGGCCGTTCGTGCTGACTGGCCGCGATCATGTCACCGTGGTGCCTGGCGGGCTCACGCGTGTTGCCCTCAAGGAAGGCTCGCTCGTGGTCAATTCGAGCCAGGGCGGCGGCACAAAGGACACGTGGATATTGGACGACTAG
- a CDS encoding molybdenum cofactor synthesis domain-containing protein (product_source=TIGR00177; cath_funfam=3.40.980.10; cog=COG1058; pfam=PF00994; smart=SM00852; superfamily=53218; tigrfam=TIGR00177) — protein MTEIVTAGILVIGDEILSGRTKDKNIGFIAEYLTNIGIDLKEVRVVADDETAIIEALDALRERYTYVFTTGGIGPTHDDITADSVAKAFGVKIDHHPDVVARFKERFGADLNEARLRMARIPDGAELISSATILAPGFKLENVIVMAGVPSIMQAMMDIIAPKLKSGVRMLSESVRANAREGDIGGPLRDIAAAHPDTSIGSYPFLDENSKPNTNVVVRSRDPEKLRAAMMDVEAMLAGLKVAR, from the coding sequence ATGACTGAAATCGTCACGGCCGGCATTCTGGTGATCGGCGACGAAATCCTGTCGGGGCGCACCAAGGACAAAAACATCGGCTTCATCGCCGAGTACCTGACCAATATCGGCATCGACCTGAAGGAAGTGCGTGTCGTCGCCGACGACGAGACGGCAATTATCGAGGCGCTGGACGCGCTACGTGAGCGCTATACTTACGTGTTCACGACAGGCGGCATCGGCCCAACCCACGACGACATCACCGCCGACAGCGTGGCGAAGGCTTTTGGGGTTAAGATCGATCATCACCCCGATGTGGTGGCCCGGTTCAAGGAGCGTTTCGGAGCCGATCTGAACGAGGCCCGGCTGCGGATGGCGCGCATTCCTGATGGCGCGGAATTGATTTCGAGCGCGACCATCCTCGCGCCGGGCTTTAAACTCGAGAACGTGATCGTGATGGCCGGCGTGCCCTCGATCATGCAGGCGATGATGGACATCATCGCGCCGAAACTGAAATCAGGCGTGCGGATGCTATCGGAGTCGGTGCGCGCTAATGCACGCGAGGGGGACATCGGCGGCCCGTTGCGCGACATCGCCGCAGCCCATCCCGACACCAGCATTGGCAGCTATCCGTTTCTTGACGAAAACAGCAAGCCAAACACGAACGTCGTGGTGCGGTCACGCGACCCGGAAAAATTGCGCGCGGCAATGATGGATGTTGAGGCGATGCTGGCGGGGCTCAAGGTGGCGCGGTAG